The following coding sequences lie in one Cloeon dipterum chromosome 1, ieCloDipt1.1, whole genome shotgun sequence genomic window:
- the LOC135947882 gene encoding uncharacterized protein LOC135947882 translates to MKPGRSYSIVILFVLVYLANQSAAQTVNGTNATLLPRNMNGPALLRNLRECSCPWPGLVNRQAYDNCTMKANSSSGVIFKRMCRFDCAMKYMSYLNGTTMNYTFLATRFKGAAKSLSAAADNATSYCASYVENFNNSIPIPQAPPGVSVCNPKGLLAWVCIRQQFVIQTCNISGKDPKCAENFARLKTLTPLNLLLN, encoded by the exons ATGAAGCCCGGAAGAAGCTACTCCATTGTTATCCTCTTCGTACTGGTGTACCTTGCGAACCAG TCAGCAGCCCAAACAGTAAACGGAACTAACGCAA CGCTCCTACCAAGGAACATGAACGGACCTGCCCTACTCAGG AATTTACGCGAGTGCTCATGCCCCTGGCCAGGCTTGGTAAACCGTCAGGCGTACGATAACTGCACAATGAAAG CCAATTCTTCGTCGGGTGTGATTTTCAAACGCAtg TGTCGGTTCGACTGTGCGATGAAATATATGTcatat CTCAATGGAACCACCATGAATTACACGTTTCTGGCAACTAGATTCAAGGGTGCAGCCAAGTCTTTGAGCGCTGCGGCTGACAACGCAACGAGTTATTGCGCTTCCTACGTGGAAA ATTTCAACAATTCGATTCCGATTCCACAAGCTCCACCGGGTGTCAGCGTCTGTAACCCAAAGGGTTTGCTTGCCTGGGTGTGCATCAGACAGCAGTTCGTAATT CAAACTTGCAATATCTCTGGAAAAG ATCCGAAATGTGCTGAAAACTTCGCCAGGTTGAAAACGTTGACGCCGCTCAACCTTTTGCTCAACTAG
- the LOC135947969 gene encoding trypsin-7-like isoform X1: protein MQHHALTCSPYSVRPLHIFTKTLHISLIQGSVAWLLRLIYYDYAPMPQNSTQLGDFPSQVSIHFLGVHSCGATIIGEQWILTAAHCIDVLLPSVVLKVRANSNSLTDSNGTMHSVVRVRRHPGFVLQDLTSEDIGLVQVNPPFVFGATAQAALLPEQDEELAADEDATTAGWGFLEKGLMSPLLIRGQQQVGSREECFEIFHPEVTLTEAQFCAESLEEANRICTGDSGGPLFVGGKVVGIVSWSANECEDDYPSVYTRVSSFRDWIRDNTGI, encoded by the exons ATGCAACATCACGCGCTCACATGTTCTCCATATTCGGTTCGTCCATTGCATATTTTCACTAAAACATTGcatatttctttaattcaaGGTTCCGTGGCGTGGCTGTTGCGCCTAATTTACTATGATTACGCACCAATGCCACAGAATTCGACACAACTAGGTGATTTTCCTTCGCAAGTGTCGATTCATTTCCTTGGCGTCCACTCGTGCGGCGCCACCATTATCGGGGAACAATGGATTTTGACTGCCGCCCACTGCATTGACGT cctTTTGCCAAGTGTCGTTCTGAAAGTGCGGGCCAACTCCAACAGTCTGACCGACAGCAACGGCACGATGCACAGCGTGGTCAGGGTTCGGCGGCACCCTGGCTTTGTGCTGCAGGACCTGACGAGCGAGGACATCGGTCTGGTGCAGGTGAATCCGCCGTTCGTGTTCGGCGCGACCGCACAAGCCGCGCTGCTGCCTGAGCAGGACGAGGAGTTGGCGGCGGACGAGGACGCGACCACCGCCGGCTGGGGCTTTCTT GAAAAAGGCCTGATGAGCCCGCTGTTGATCCGAGGGCAGCAGCAAGTGGGCAGTCGCGAAGAgtgctttgaaatatttcatcccGAAGTGACGCTGACTGAAGCCCAGTTTTGCGCTGAGAGCCTGGAGGAGGCGAATAGAATTTGCACT GGAGACTCAGGCGGGCCTTTGTTCGTCGGCGGCAAAGTGGTGGGAATAGTTTCTTGGTCGGCCAACGAGTGCGAAGACGATTACCCCAGCGTGTACACGCGAGTGTCCTCGTTTCGTGATTGGATCAGGGACAATACAGGCATTTGA
- the Prosalpha4 gene encoding proteasome subunit alpha type-7-1 gives MSSSRYDRAVTVFSPDGHLLQVEYAQEAVRKGSTAVGVRGKDVVVLGVEKKSVAKLQEERTVRKVCLLDDHIVMAFAGLTADARVLINRAQIECQSHKLTVEDPATLEYITRYIAELKQAYTQSNGRRPFGISCLLGGFDPDGTPRLYQTEPSGIYYEWKANATGHSAKTVLEFLEKYYTPEEVSSERGAVKLAIRALLEVVQSGLKNLEVAVMRKDALLEMLDAEKISQYVTEIEKEKEEEAEKKKQKK, from the exons ATGAGTTCTTCACGTTACGACCGTGCTGTGACTGTATTTTCGCCTGATGGCCACCTTCTTCAGGTCGAATACGCACAAGAGGCCGTCAGAAAGGGCTCGACGGCG GTTGGTGTTCGCGGCAAGGACGTAGTAGTGCTCGGCGTGGAGAAAAAGTCTGTGGCGAAACTGCAGGAAGAGCGGACCGTCCGAAAGGTCTGCCTTCTGGATGACCACATCGTGATGGCTTTTGCTG GTCTGACTGCTGACGCGAGAGTTTTGATCAACCGCGCCCAGATCGAATGCCAGTCTCACAAGCTGACCGTCGAGGACCCTGCCACCTTGGAGTACATCACAAGGTACATCGCCGAACTCAAACAGGCGTACACACAGAGCAACGGCCGCAGGCCCTTCGGTATTTCATGCCTGCTTGGCGGATTTGACCCTGACGGCACCCCTCGTCTTTACCAGACTGAGCCCTCTGGCATCTACTACGAGTGGAAG gcaAACGCAACTGGTCACAGCGCCAAGAcggttttggaatttttagaaaaatattacactCCAGAAGAAGTGTCTTCAGAGCGAGGAGCTGTTAAACTGGCCATCCGAGCCCTTCTAGAGGTTGTCCAGTCTGGTCTGAAGAACCTGGAAGTGGCCGTGATGCGTAAAGACGCTCTGCTAGAG ATGTTGGATGCTGAGAAAATCAGTCAGTACGTTACTGAAATCGAGAAGGAAAAGGAAGAGGAAGCTGagaagaagaagcagaagAAGTAA
- the LOC135934129 gene encoding uncharacterized protein LOC135934129 produces the protein MAAATFSPVCILFALLLGEARAQVNPKACSMELYDPELASCCSLPTILPLYSLKTCIKNENQGILETDPFCLFDCVFKNKNYLFPNGSLNRDFVIDRFYRVLSEKIWQPVVQEAVVLCHHRLVMDTSIQTGQRNGCRLLPALFALCVRRYLLGNCPRLARPKTDSNSCALRLSLIKDKCDPFELVPKKTDPTVISDEAIAKTGTNKRNSGENKAERTKLTSTTTEIASTTKLTSTTTEIASTTKLTSTTTEKAAATTESTAKTTSATTEKPAGKEKSGEVPQIEEMGRSLETVQRHIRDIESLKTPQARKDLASQVRRELDTIAEDVEVLGQERPEVLQVAPRLAKIRADLGSFDSLNLAEGLSGRLVLEVGAVRDQLLRVATNIQKGLTDVGETIRSDVSKVAIDVASGAVGLGSAVGTGLKDAGNTIREGVNSAQSGIASLGLESIGQLQKIGDDVSASVSNVKKNFEELRQESSQKLIDASSSLSTQLTDGLKSLQKLKDESTGSAKMLALNIQQNLKERLDEITKQFSNLKLTGK, from the exons ATGGCTGCTGCTACATTTTCCCCCGTAtgcatattatttgctttactTTTAGGAGAG gCCAGGGCCCAGGTTAATCCGAAAGCGTGCAGCATGGAGCTCTATGAC CCTGAACTCGCGTCTTGCTGCAGCCTGCCGACAATCCTGCCCCTGTACTCATTGAAAACGTGCATCAAAAACG aaaaccaAGGAATTCTAGAAACTGATCCATTT TGCCTCTTTGACTGcgttttcaaaaacaaaaactat CTTTTTCCAAACGGCTCCCTCAACCGTGATTTCGTGATCGACAGATTTTACAGAGTACTGTCGGAAAAAATTTGGCAGCCAGTGGTGCAAGAGGCAGTCGTGCTTTGCCACCACAGATTGGTCATGG aTACGTCTATCCAAACTGGTCAGCGCAATGGTTGCAGACTTCTCCCTGCACTTTTTGCTTTGTGCGTGCGAAGATACTTGCTGGGAAACTGCCCACGCTTGGCCAGGCCAAAAActg ACTCAAATTCCTGCGCACTTCGGCTGAGCTTGATCAAAGACAAATGCGACCCTTTCGAATTGGTCCCGAAAAAAACCGACCCAACTGTGATATCGGACGAAGCGATAGCTAAGACGGGCACAAACAAAAGAAACTCAGGCGAAAATAAAGCAGAAAGAACTAAATTGACAAGCACAACAACCGAAATAGCATCAACAACCAAACTGACAAGCACAACAACCGAAATAGCATCAACAACCAAACTGACGAGCACAACAAccgaaaaagcagcagcaacaacagaaTCAACAGCAAAAACTACGAGTGCCACCACTGAAAAACCAGCCGGCAAAGAGAAATCAGGCGAAGTGCCGCAGATCGAAGAGATGGGCCGCTCGCTGGAGACGGTGCAGCGCCACATCCGCGACATCGAGTCCCTGAAGACTCCCCAGGCACGCAAGGACCTGGCCAGCCAGGTGCGCCGCGAGCTCGACACGATCGCCGAGGACGTGGAGGTGCTGGGACAGGAGCGGCCGGAAGTGCTGCAGGTCGCGCCAAGGCTGGCCAAAATCCGCGCGGACCTTGGCTCCTTCGACAGCCTCAACCTTGCCGAGGGGCTGAGCGGCAGGCTGGTGCTCGAGGTGGGCGCAGTCCGTGACCAACTACTCAGGGTTGCCACCAACATCCAaaag GGTTTAACCGACGTGGGTGAGACGATCCGCTCAGACGTGTCCAAAGTTGCGATCGACGTGGCGTCCGGGGCCGTTGGCCTGGGCTCGGCCGTGGGCACCGGCCTCAAAGACGCCGGCAACACGATCAGGGAGGGGGTGAACTCGGCGCAGAGCGGCATCGCGTCGCTCGGCCTCGAGAGCATCGGGCAGCTGCAGAAGATCGGCGACGACGTCTCGGCCAGCGTGTCCAACGTCAAGAAAAACTTCGAGGAGCTGCGGCAGGAGAGCTCGCAGAAGTTGATCGACGCCAGCTCCAGCCTCAGCACGCAGCTGACCGACGGGCTGAAGAGTCTGCAGAAGCTCAAGGACGAGTCGACCGGCAGCGCCAAAATGCTCGCGCTGAACATTCAGCAGAACCTCAAGGAACGGCTTGACGAGATCACGAAGCAGTTCAGCAACCTCAAACTCACTGGaaagtga
- the LOC135947969 gene encoding trypsin-7-like isoform X2 — protein sequence MPKLSLPPQKPSSHATSRAHMFSIFGSVAWLLRLIYYDYAPMPQNSTQLGDFPSQVSIHFLGVHSCGATIIGEQWILTAAHCIDVLLPSVVLKVRANSNSLTDSNGTMHSVVRVRRHPGFVLQDLTSEDIGLVQVNPPFVFGATAQAALLPEQDEELAADEDATTAGWGFLEKGLMSPLLIRGQQQVGSREECFEIFHPEVTLTEAQFCAESLEEANRICTGDSGGPLFVGGKVVGIVSWSANECEDDYPSVYTRVSSFRDWIRDNTGI from the exons ATGCCAAAATTGAGTCTGCCGCCTCAAAAGCCTTCATCACATGCAACATCACGCGCTCACATGTTCTCCATATTCG GTTCCGTGGCGTGGCTGTTGCGCCTAATTTACTATGATTACGCACCAATGCCACAGAATTCGACACAACTAGGTGATTTTCCTTCGCAAGTGTCGATTCATTTCCTTGGCGTCCACTCGTGCGGCGCCACCATTATCGGGGAACAATGGATTTTGACTGCCGCCCACTGCATTGACGT cctTTTGCCAAGTGTCGTTCTGAAAGTGCGGGCCAACTCCAACAGTCTGACCGACAGCAACGGCACGATGCACAGCGTGGTCAGGGTTCGGCGGCACCCTGGCTTTGTGCTGCAGGACCTGACGAGCGAGGACATCGGTCTGGTGCAGGTGAATCCGCCGTTCGTGTTCGGCGCGACCGCACAAGCCGCGCTGCTGCCTGAGCAGGACGAGGAGTTGGCGGCGGACGAGGACGCGACCACCGCCGGCTGGGGCTTTCTT GAAAAAGGCCTGATGAGCCCGCTGTTGATCCGAGGGCAGCAGCAAGTGGGCAGTCGCGAAGAgtgctttgaaatatttcatcccGAAGTGACGCTGACTGAAGCCCAGTTTTGCGCTGAGAGCCTGGAGGAGGCGAATAGAATTTGCACT GGAGACTCAGGCGGGCCTTTGTTCGTCGGCGGCAAAGTGGTGGGAATAGTTTCTTGGTCGGCCAACGAGTGCGAAGACGATTACCCCAGCGTGTACACGCGAGTGTCCTCGTTTCGTGATTGGATCAGGGACAATACAGGCATTTGA
- the LOC135948107 gene encoding uncharacterized protein LOC135948107 isoform X1, translating to MSDQNDEMPNRTFPYKLWKLIHSSEKNGLEWSPNGKDVVMEKKLFMKKCLGQPNKFKTKKLLSITKQFNVYGFKQLQHSRMDQYIIYSSPYFRRGQFELLSKLTRRIAPPGSTSRRGKKEKRRAAYECHRTVLGDISNVPVKTRAQPARNATKMRSVAALLDAASSSSSEQSENMRVSSSHNSSKYENWPPQTSSANPAQLRQQINTATTSFVEEARENFKSVLQDNVMKVLQLPTGLTSSSQSSESSFNLDVSNKPVKFPFPPRRDPQRVMLNGNCPPSPVYLQFNPNAFIASPWNHYLELSFDAVPLEHNISLSEIVEML from the exons ATGTCTGACCAAAATGATGAGATGCCGAATCGCACCTTTCCCTACAAGCTGTGGAAGCTCATCCACAGCTCGGAGAAAAATGGACTCGAGTGGTCACCGAACGGCAAGGACGTCGTCATGGAGAAGAAATTGTTCATGAAAAAATGCCTGGGCCAGCCAAACaagttcaaaacaaaaaagctgCTGAGCATCACGAAGCAGTTCAACGTGTATGGTTTCAAGCAGCTGCAGCACAGCCGAATGGACCAGTACATCATTTACTCGAGTCCTTACTTCAGAAGGGGCCAATTTGAGCTGCTGTCCAAACTTACAAGGAGGATTGCTCCTCCCGGCAGCACAAGCAGACGCGGCAAGAAGGAAAAGAGGCGCGCGGCCTATGAATGCCATCGAACCGTGCTTGGCGACATCAGCAACGTGCCTGTGAAAACCAGGGCTCAGCCAGCCCGCAATGCGACCAAGATGAGAAGCGTGGCAGCCCTTCTGGACGCAGCAAGTTCCTCCTCCAGCGAGCAGAGTGAAAACATGAGAGTCTCGAGCTCCCACAACTCAAGCAAGTACGAAAATTGGCCACCACAAACTTCGTCTGCAAACCCTGCACAACTGAGGCAGCAAATAAACACAGCCACCACCTCTTTTGTTGAAGAAGCAAgg gaaaattttaaaagcgtgCTGCAGGACAACGTGATGAAAGTTTTGCAGTTACCCACAGGCCTCACCAGCAGCAGTCAAAGCAGTGAGAGTTCCTTCAATCTGGATGTTTCAAACAAGCCTGTCAAGTTCCCATTTCCACCAAGAAGGG ACCCTCAAAGGGTGATGCTAAATGGAAACTGCCCCCCTTCACCTGTGTATTTACAATTCAACCCAAACGCGTTCATCGCTTCCCCTtg GAACCACTACTTGGAACTAAGCTTTGATGCGGTGCCCTTAGAACACAACATCAGTTTGTCAGAGATTGTGGAAATGCTCTGA
- the LOC135948107 gene encoding uncharacterized protein LOC135948107 isoform X2 — protein MSDQNDEMPNRTFPYKLWKLIHSSEKNGLEWSPNGKDVVMEKKLFMKKCLGQPNKFKTKKLLSITKQFNVYGFKQLQHSRMDQYIIYSSPYFRRGQFELLSKLTRRIAPPGSTSRRGKKEKRRAAYECHRTVLGDISNVPVKTRAQPARNATKMRSVAALLDAASSSSSEQSENMRVSSSHNSSKYENWPPQTSSANPAQLRQQINTATTSFVEEARENFKSVLQDNVMKVLQLPTGLTSSSQSSESSFNLDVSNKPVKFPFPPRRGTTTWN, from the exons ATGTCTGACCAAAATGATGAGATGCCGAATCGCACCTTTCCCTACAAGCTGTGGAAGCTCATCCACAGCTCGGAGAAAAATGGACTCGAGTGGTCACCGAACGGCAAGGACGTCGTCATGGAGAAGAAATTGTTCATGAAAAAATGCCTGGGCCAGCCAAACaagttcaaaacaaaaaagctgCTGAGCATCACGAAGCAGTTCAACGTGTATGGTTTCAAGCAGCTGCAGCACAGCCGAATGGACCAGTACATCATTTACTCGAGTCCTTACTTCAGAAGGGGCCAATTTGAGCTGCTGTCCAAACTTACAAGGAGGATTGCTCCTCCCGGCAGCACAAGCAGACGCGGCAAGAAGGAAAAGAGGCGCGCGGCCTATGAATGCCATCGAACCGTGCTTGGCGACATCAGCAACGTGCCTGTGAAAACCAGGGCTCAGCCAGCCCGCAATGCGACCAAGATGAGAAGCGTGGCAGCCCTTCTGGACGCAGCAAGTTCCTCCTCCAGCGAGCAGAGTGAAAACATGAGAGTCTCGAGCTCCCACAACTCAAGCAAGTACGAAAATTGGCCACCACAAACTTCGTCTGCAAACCCTGCACAACTGAGGCAGCAAATAAACACAGCCACCACCTCTTTTGTTGAAGAAGCAAgg gaaaattttaaaagcgtgCTGCAGGACAACGTGATGAAAGTTTTGCAGTTACCCACAGGCCTCACCAGCAGCAGTCAAAGCAGTGAGAGTTCCTTCAATCTGGATGTTTCAAACAAGCCTGTCAAGTTCCCATTTCCACCAAGAAGGG GAACCACTACTTGGAACTAA
- the LOC135944682 gene encoding trypsin-7-like: protein MARFLRVALLACLAAAVVASSRTAYGNGRIVGGSPADPAEYPSQVSLRALGSHSCGASIISENWVLTAGHCVELMLPGWLEIHANSNHLITNGTSHEVVRFIQHAGFNFSDFTSEDIAVIEVTPPFEFSETAQPAVLPEQDVETPAGSPAVVIGWGFVDTNGPVSPSLLEVDQVVRDYQDCFNIYTPDVNVTTEQICADVPEGGKGICSGDSGGPLFVDGLLVGLVSWSANGCAAEGFPGVYTRVASYRDWIRENTGV from the exons ATGGCAAGATTTCTTCGCGTGGCACTTTtgg CCTGTTTGGCCGCTGCGGTCGTGGCCTCGTCCCGCACGGCCTACGGAAACGGCCGCATCGTGGGTGGGAGCCCCGCCGACCCTGCCGAGTACCCTTCGCAGGTGTCCCTCAGGGCGCTGGGCAGCCACTCGTGCGGCGCCAGCATCATCAGCGAAAACTGGGTCCTCACCGCCGGCCACTGTGTTGAATT GATGTTGCCTGGTTGGCTAGAAATCCACGCCAACTCGAACCACTTGATCACCAACGGCACCTCGCACGAAGTGGTCAGGTTCATCCAGCACGCCGGCTTTAACTTCAGCGACTTCACCAGCGAGGACATCGCGGTCATCGAGGTCACTCCACCTTTCGAATTCAGCGAGACGGCTCAGCCAGCCGTGCTGCCTGAGCAGGACGTCGAAACGCCGGCCGGCAGCCCAGCCGTTGTCATCGGATGGGGATTCGTCgat ACGAACGGCCCCGTCAGCCCTTCCCTGCTGGAGGTCGACCAGGTTGTAAGGGACTATCAGGACTGCTTCAATATTTACACCCCCGATGTCAACGTGACCACCGAGCAGATTTGCGCTGACGTGCCAGAAGGCGGCAAGGGCATTTGCTCC gGTGACTCCGGCGGCCCCCTGTTTGTCGATGGCCTGCTGGTGGGCTTGGTGTCCTGGTCCGCGAACGGTTGCGCTGCTGAAGGCTTCCCTGGCGTCTACACCAGGGTCGCTTCTTACCGCGACTGGATCAGGGAAAACACTGGCGTGTAA